Proteins encoded in a region of the Aerosakkonema funiforme FACHB-1375 genome:
- a CDS encoding tetratricopeptide repeat protein: protein MTCSPIKITPALTLPRQGQANRMQSQLHSEAAQNFCNIGNQLKSQQKLNEAIESYQKALEIQPNYAQVHYELGEVYLLQRKFAEAIASCKLALKLQPDEAPTYKILGNALQAQGKIEEALRAYNKALEINPEFAEAYVNKATMLSKLGQSEEAIAYYQKAIDLKPDLAAAYWNLANVFMQLGRADEAVPCWQKALKLKPELLSAETLNDLGTAVGKQGKWEEAIGYYKRAVALKPNYPLAHFNLGTALKQQGQIEEAIVHLQSTIDLKPDYAEAYNQLGNAFLEQEKFSQALLQYRKVLQLVPDSARAYFNIGSALAQQDNFEQAIVQFQKAIELQPDLAEAYYNIGMSVQRQSQQQGRLNAEKFKYAIDTLKKAIKINPDLLLSHLCMSFLIGGPANNSDFALLREAVDDYSQNCGETGQIIAAITFIATYVKSGLNEIARNKFLEIEPLIYERLSELKSEEIASIYSQVLFNVNYLREDLPANSKLANTIGEKYVEKVIKPKPEQIYNIKSKSQGSQRLRIGILSSHFVRHSVGWCSYDTIRELNDLTQNVYLYLTGDRKPDDRTKLFEQASTSLYRPKKLANGTADTKEIIEQILKDEVDVLIDLDSLSVPIQVDIIHKQPAPVCISWLGFEAPFTNANNYFLCDWHTHPAGTEKYYREQLVRLPDSFVAVSGFECKPIQREVSRKAMRLAEDQVVYLCVAPAYKMNAEMIKSQVKMLKHVPDSILIYKGHTGDREIIQAAYQKECEAIGVRFNRIKFMPLTKTEEEHRSTYKIADVLLDSYPYNGGTHNLEALSFDLPVVTRTGEQYLSRMGYSFLQALSLSSGVAKSWEEYTDWGIKLGNETDLRLSIREQIVRSKQPENLAPLWNTKKFAQDMYNIFEELVAKQR, encoded by the coding sequence ATGACCTGTTCCCCGATTAAAATAACTCCAGCGTTAACTTTACCGCGTCAAGGGCAAGCTAATAGGATGCAAAGTCAACTTCATTCAGAAGCAGCTCAAAACTTCTGCAACATCGGCAACCAGCTTAAAAGTCAGCAAAAACTCAATGAAGCGATAGAAAGCTACCAAAAGGCGCTAGAAATTCAACCCAACTACGCCCAGGTACACTACGAGCTCGGTGAGGTATACTTGCTGCAAAGGAAGTTCGCCGAAGCGATCGCATCCTGCAAACTCGCCCTGAAGTTACAACCGGATGAAGCCCCGACATACAAGATTTTAGGCAACGCCCTGCAAGCCCAAGGCAAGATAGAAGAAGCCCTTCGCGCTTACAACAAGGCGCTGGAAATAAACCCGGAGTTTGCGGAAGCTTATGTCAATAAAGCGACTATGCTTTCCAAGCTGGGTCAATCAGAAGAAGCGATTGCCTACTATCAAAAAGCGATCGACCTCAAACCAGATCTGGCAGCTGCATATTGGAATTTGGCAAATGTTTTCATGCAGCTAGGTCGAGCTGATGAAGCAGTTCCTTGCTGGCAAAAGGCTTTGAAACTCAAACCAGAACTCCTGAGTGCCGAAACTCTCAACGATCTGGGAACGGCTGTCGGCAAACAGGGTAAGTGGGAAGAGGCGATCGGATATTACAAACGTGCGGTGGCATTGAAACCGAATTATCCCCTCGCACATTTTAACTTGGGTACGGCTCTCAAACAACAAGGTCAAATAGAGGAAGCGATCGTGCATTTACAAAGCACGATCGATCTCAAACCAGATTATGCGGAAGCTTACAATCAGTTAGGCAACGCTTTCTTAGAACAAGAGAAGTTTTCACAAGCTCTGCTTCAATACCGGAAAGTACTTCAACTCGTCCCTGATTCAGCGCGAGCGTATTTTAACATAGGTTCGGCTCTAGCACAACAAGATAATTTTGAACAGGCGATCGTCCAGTTCCAAAAAGCGATCGAACTGCAACCCGACTTAGCCGAAGCTTACTATAACATCGGGATGTCAGTGCAGCGGCAAAGCCAGCAACAAGGTCGGCTGAATGCCGAGAAGTTCAAATATGCGATCGACACTCTTAAAAAAGCTATTAAAATCAACCCCGACCTGCTGCTTTCCCATTTGTGTATGTCGTTTTTGATCGGCGGGCCAGCTAATAATTCTGATTTTGCGCTTTTAAGAGAAGCAGTAGATGATTATAGCCAAAATTGTGGCGAAACAGGTCAGATAATTGCTGCCATAACTTTTATCGCCACTTATGTCAAATCGGGGCTGAACGAAATTGCCAGGAACAAATTTTTGGAAATTGAACCGCTAATTTACGAGCGTTTGTCAGAATTAAAATCAGAAGAGATCGCATCTATTTACTCGCAAGTATTATTTAATGTCAATTATTTGCGCGAAGATTTACCTGCGAATTCTAAACTGGCAAACACAATTGGCGAAAAATACGTTGAAAAAGTTATTAAGCCTAAGCCAGAACAAATTTATAATATTAAATCAAAAAGCCAAGGCTCGCAAAGATTAAGAATAGGTATTTTGTCGAGCCACTTTGTCAGACATTCTGTGGGCTGGTGTAGTTATGATACGATCCGAGAATTGAATGACCTGACCCAAAACGTCTACTTGTACCTCACTGGCGATCGCAAACCAGATGATAGAACTAAGCTATTTGAACAGGCGTCTACAAGCCTTTACAGACCCAAAAAGTTAGCCAATGGCACAGCCGATACAAAAGAAATAATCGAGCAAATATTGAAAGATGAAGTAGATGTATTAATTGATTTAGATTCTCTCAGCGTCCCCATTCAAGTCGATATTATCCATAAACAACCAGCGCCTGTGTGTATATCTTGGTTGGGATTTGAAGCGCCATTCACAAATGCAAATAATTACTTCCTCTGCGACTGGCACACGCACCCCGCAGGTACAGAAAAATACTATCGGGAACAGTTAGTCCGTCTGCCAGATTCATTTGTGGCAGTTTCTGGATTTGAATGCAAACCCATCCAGCGAGAAGTTAGCAGAAAAGCTATGCGGCTGGCTGAAGATCAAGTAGTTTACTTATGCGTTGCGCCTGCATATAAAATGAATGCAGAAATGATAAAATCTCAGGTAAAAATGCTCAAGCACGTGCCTGATAGCATATTGATATATAAGGGACACACAGGCGATCGAGAAATAATTCAAGCGGCTTATCAGAAGGAATGCGAAGCAATTGGAGTGAGATTTAATCGCATAAAATTTATGCCCCTTACAAAGACGGAAGAAGAACATAGATCGACTTACAAAATTGCCGATGTTTTGCTCGATTCCTATCCTTATAATGGCGGGACGCATAACTTAGAAGCATTATCCTTTGACTTGCCAGTTGTAACTAGAACAGGTGAGCAGTATCTTTCCAGAATGGGATATTCTTTTTTACAAGCTCTCTCCCTTTCGAGTGGTGTAGCTAAGAGTTGGGAAGAGTACACAGATTGGGGAATTAAACTCGGTAACGAGACCGATCTAAGGCTTTCAATACGAGAGCAAATTGTGCGATCGAAACAGCCAGAAAATTTAGCACCTTTGTGGAACACGAAAAAATTTGCCCAGGATATGTACAACATATTTGAAGAACTTGTAGCAAAACAAAGATGA
- a CDS encoding MlaD family protein, whose product MRSRTVREGSVGLLFLLGIGLFAALVLWLRGTYFGTRTYKAIVEFANAAGMQVGTAVRYRGVAVGKVTNIKPQANGVEVEIEITQSDLAIPRNVVVEANQSGLISENTIEIVPINTVPIDVQGVNPFSPDCKDRNLIICNNERLQGKVGVSLDELIRVAVRFANLYSDPKFFDNINSAVANTSVAAQGVTQLTRELSGLIVSVKQDLRNVSAAANTVGATAQKLGTTVDRFGGTADRLNQTIAKFGSTADNVNLTIAKFGSTADKLNQTADRFAGTASQINVAVNQTTDRIGATADKLGRTTDRIGGTIDKFGRTADQVSVAVNRIDTTATRTANQINETVTQTAGKFGTTADRFSVTAGQASDLLTNINSLVKTNQATLVSTLNNLSQTSEQLRVTVANLSPAIDRVLQGEFIRNLETLSANAAQASANLRDISNSLNDPNYLLTLQQTLDSARVTFENAQKITSDLDELTGDPRFRNNLRNLVNGLSGLVSSTEELQEQVEVAQFLTPMVSATNMQIPEMANHTSATHPPVPVTTSIEENKPKPIAQKNSKSSGSKQ is encoded by the coding sequence ATGCGATCGCGAACAGTTCGGGAAGGCTCGGTTGGTTTGTTATTTTTGTTGGGAATAGGCTTATTCGCTGCATTAGTTTTGTGGTTGCGTGGCACATATTTCGGCACTCGCACCTATAAAGCGATCGTTGAATTTGCCAACGCAGCCGGTATGCAAGTAGGGACAGCAGTGCGATATCGCGGTGTCGCCGTTGGCAAAGTTACCAACATCAAACCACAAGCAAATGGAGTTGAAGTTGAAATTGAAATTACCCAATCAGATTTAGCAATACCTCGCAATGTTGTAGTAGAAGCGAATCAGTCTGGTTTAATTAGCGAAAATACTATCGAGATCGTACCTATAAATACTGTACCGATTGATGTCCAAGGTGTTAATCCTTTCAGTCCCGACTGCAAAGATCGCAACTTGATTATCTGTAACAACGAACGTTTGCAAGGTAAGGTGGGAGTTAGCCTGGACGAACTAATTCGCGTTGCCGTTCGCTTTGCCAATTTATACAGCGACCCCAAGTTTTTTGACAACATAAATTCGGCAGTAGCAAACACATCTGTAGCGGCACAGGGAGTGACTCAACTGACACGAGAACTGTCTGGTTTAATAGTATCGGTAAAGCAAGATTTGAGAAATGTGTCGGCGGCGGCGAATACAGTTGGTGCAACGGCGCAAAAATTAGGTACAACAGTCGATCGATTCGGCGGAACTGCCGATCGACTAAATCAAACAATTGCTAAATTCGGCAGTACTGCGGATAATGTTAACCTAACTATCGCCAAATTCGGCAGTACTGCTGACAAACTCAATCAAACAGCCGATCGATTTGCTGGAACTGCCAGTCAAATTAATGTTGCCGTTAATCAAACAACCGATCGCATCGGTGCGACTGCTGATAAATTAGGTCGTACTACCGATCGCATTGGTGGAACTATAGACAAATTCGGTCGCACCGCCGACCAAGTTTCTGTTGCTGTGAATAGAATTGATACTACCGCTACTCGAACCGCAAATCAAATTAACGAGACTGTTACTCAGACGGCGGGGAAATTTGGTACAACAGCCGATCGATTTAGTGTAACAGCCGGTCAAGCCAGCGATTTACTTACAAATATCAATAGTTTAGTCAAAACCAATCAAGCTACACTTGTCAGCACCCTCAACAATCTCAGCCAAACTAGCGAACAGCTTCGAGTTACGGTAGCCAACCTTTCTCCGGCGATCGATCGCGTTTTGCAAGGAGAATTTATTCGTAACTTAGAAACTCTGTCTGCCAATGCAGCACAAGCTTCCGCCAATTTACGCGATATCTCCAACTCGTTGAATGACCCAAATTATTTACTAACTCTACAACAAACATTAGATTCCGCTCGCGTAACGTTTGAGAACGCACAAAAAATCACATCTGACCTCGATGAGTTGACAGGCGATCCCAGATTCCGCAATAATTTACGCAACCTGGTTAACGGGTTGAGCGGTTTGGTATCTTCCACAGAGGAATTACAAGAGCAAGTTGAAGTTGCACAGTTCTTGACTCCTATGGTGTCAGCAACAAATATGCAAATTCCGGAAATGGCAAATCATACTTCTGCTACTCATCCACCCGTACCTGTGACAACCTCTATAGAAGAGAACAAGCCGAAACCGATTGCACAAAAAAACAGCAAATCTTCTGGAAGTAAGCAATAA
- a CDS encoding uracil-DNA glycosylase family protein, giving the protein MTDIQQLLTEIQQEAQSAEFPIDEPVYRAAGLEPTQPILYAGNLESQLCFFARDLGKDEVFARQPLYGAAGKLVRLGLYRSMYGKEPSDDRDLQTVLDRVLFTNTVPYKPPGNKAYSEGVKKRFRPFLERLLVFHWQGNQIITLGNEAFKWFFPYAAKGVAAEFFEGSDRYTASLQVTLQAKDNQGNLHQRVVTLMPLPHPSPLNQQYYAQFPQMLQQRLAEIRD; this is encoded by the coding sequence ATGACAGACATCCAACAGTTACTAACAGAAATACAGCAAGAAGCTCAAAGTGCTGAGTTTCCCATCGACGAACCAGTCTATCGTGCAGCGGGTTTGGAGCCCACCCAGCCAATTCTATACGCAGGCAACCTAGAAAGCCAGCTATGCTTTTTTGCGCGAGATTTAGGCAAAGATGAAGTATTTGCCCGTCAACCGCTTTACGGCGCTGCTGGCAAGCTTGTCCGGCTGGGTCTCTACCGCTCTATGTACGGTAAAGAGCCAAGCGACGATCGAGATTTGCAAACCGTTCTCGATCGCGTTCTCTTCACCAACACCGTTCCTTACAAACCACCAGGGAACAAAGCTTACTCAGAAGGTGTGAAAAAACGATTTCGTCCTTTTCTAGAACGTTTGCTCGTATTTCACTGGCAAGGAAATCAAATTATCACGTTGGGGAACGAAGCTTTTAAATGGTTTTTTCCCTATGCTGCCAAAGGCGTGGCGGCGGAATTTTTTGAAGGTAGCGATCGCTACACGGCCAGTTTGCAAGTTACCCTCCAAGCAAAAGATAATCAAGGCAATCTGCATCAACGTGTTGTGACGCTGATGCCCCTACCTCACCCTTCTCCGCTCAACCAACAATATTACGCCCAATTTCCCCAAATGCTTCAGCAGCGCCTAGCCGAAATTAGGGATTAG
- a CDS encoding ABC transporter ATP-binding protein, which produces MAEPLIELKGISKSFGDALVLDEVDLTIYQGEALAIIGPSGTGKSTILRIISGLLAPDAGEIYIKGERRRGLVEDAEDPIGIGMVFQQAALFDSLTVEENVGFLLFQHSKLPRRVIRSLVNQKLEMVGLPRIGDRYPSQLSGGMRKRVSFARAIMSNPENPKDTPEVLLYDEPTAGLDPVASTVIEDLIRQLQCNEGGCTSYVIVTHQDSTIRRTADRIVFLYRGKVQWSGSLSEIDTTDNALIRQFFSGSVEGPIQVAG; this is translated from the coding sequence ATGGCTGAGCCGTTAATTGAATTAAAGGGAATCAGTAAGTCTTTTGGCGATGCTTTAGTCTTAGATGAAGTTGACCTGACGATTTACCAAGGCGAAGCGCTGGCGATTATTGGCCCCTCCGGTACGGGAAAATCGACGATTCTACGCATAATTTCTGGTTTGCTGGCTCCCGATGCTGGCGAGATTTATATTAAAGGAGAGCGACGGCGGGGGTTGGTGGAAGATGCGGAAGATCCGATCGGCATTGGTATGGTTTTCCAGCAAGCGGCTTTGTTCGACTCGCTGACAGTAGAAGAAAATGTCGGTTTTCTGTTGTTTCAACATTCTAAACTGCCGCGCCGCGTAATTCGCTCTCTGGTCAACCAAAAGCTGGAGATGGTGGGATTGCCGAGAATTGGCGATCGCTATCCTTCTCAATTATCGGGCGGGATGCGTAAGCGGGTGAGTTTTGCCCGTGCGATTATGTCAAATCCAGAAAATCCCAAGGATACCCCAGAAGTTTTGCTGTACGATGAGCCTACCGCCGGACTAGACCCGGTTGCTTCTACGGTAATTGAGGATTTGATCCGCCAGTTACAGTGTAATGAAGGAGGTTGCACCAGCTACGTTATTGTCACTCACCAAGACAGCACGATCCGCCGTACTGCCGATCGAATTGTGTTCCTCTATCGGGGTAAGGTGCAGTGGTCGGGAAGTCTTAGCGAGATCGATACGACCGATAACGCTTTGATCCGGCAATTTTTTAGCGGTAGCGTAGAAGGGCCGATTCAAGTAGCCGGTTAA
- a CDS encoding DUF928 domain-containing protein translates to MGSKKSVLHLATLSLAVSLGLAIIPRFPAKVQAQQRQTSAQRIPGSWEISQAFQAPNRGAPTSTAGGASRGEQCQNDGDTSLRLTALMPTDKFGLTVTANPKIFFYIPTTSASTAEFVLKDDRDTDIYRQTFPITGTPGIVSLSPFQGANRPSLEKGKNYKWYLVLRCNSTDQINDPFVEGWMELTDPSPTLAQQLKEAPQERDRLALYAKNGIWYEALSTIAELRRTDPNNSAVATSWEELLKSVGLEQIAKEPLVDCCKAATTTASP, encoded by the coding sequence ATGGGTTCAAAAAAATCCGTCCTACATCTGGCAACGCTTTCATTGGCGGTATCTCTGGGATTGGCTATCATCCCTCGCTTCCCAGCCAAAGTACAGGCACAGCAAAGACAAACCTCCGCTCAAAGGATACCTGGCAGTTGGGAGATATCTCAGGCATTTCAGGCTCCAAATAGAGGCGCACCTACTAGCACCGCCGGAGGGGCATCGCGGGGCGAACAATGCCAAAATGATGGGGATACGTCTCTGCGTTTAACTGCATTGATGCCAACCGATAAATTCGGGCTAACAGTAACAGCTAATCCAAAAATCTTCTTTTATATTCCTACAACTTCTGCAAGTACCGCAGAATTTGTTCTCAAGGATGACCGGGATACAGATATTTACAGACAAACTTTTCCTATTACTGGCACACCTGGTATTGTGAGCTTAAGCCCTTTTCAAGGAGCAAATAGACCGTCTTTAGAGAAAGGCAAGAATTATAAATGGTATTTGGTGCTCAGGTGTAATTCTACAGACCAAATTAACGATCCTTTTGTGGAAGGTTGGATGGAACTAACTGACCCCAGTCCAACTTTAGCCCAACAGCTCAAGGAAGCCCCACAAGAGCGCGATCGCCTAGCATTATATGCCAAAAATGGTATTTGGTACGAGGCGCTCAGCACTATAGCCGAACTGCGCCGCACCGATCCCAATAATTCAGCCGTAGCAACTTCCTGGGAAGAACTGTTAAAATCAGTCGGCCTGGAGCAAATCGCCAAAGAGCCTTTGGTCGATTGCTGTAAAGCCGCAACCACAACTGCATCGCCTTAG
- a CDS encoding DUF3288 family protein, whose translation MTKEQQHPQYSKDRKVVDNLLAGKPSEYNLAELARLRIRYLGFPGARDIKEDLDKVLQMWGMNEEELYETTRKIHAKGEVYKTRGNDSEDWA comes from the coding sequence ATGACCAAAGAACAGCAGCATCCTCAATATAGTAAAGATCGCAAAGTAGTCGATAACCTCTTAGCAGGAAAGCCAAGTGAATACAACCTAGCCGAATTAGCGCGGTTGCGAATTCGCTACCTTGGCTTTCCTGGCGCGAGAGATATCAAGGAAGACTTAGACAAAGTTCTGCAAATGTGGGGTATGAACGAAGAGGAACTTTATGAAACTACCCGCAAAATCCATGCGAAAGGGGAAGTTTATAAAACTCGCGGTAACGATAGCGAAGATTGGGCTTAG
- a CDS encoding glycosyltransferase family 4 protein produces the protein MKMNKDSLLYPQINSSRNIENNLNYQKIYPIIVIDAIFFQFYKTGIARVWRSLLEEWAASGYAKHIVVLDRVGTAPKISGIRYRNVQQYDYSKTDADRIMLQQVCNEENADLFVSTYYTTPISTPSVFMAYDMIPEIMRWNLAEPMWREKHYAIRHAYRYIAISENTARDLAKFFPHIHASSITVAHCGVKSIFSPAIPEEISSFKVKYSISKPYFLLVGASTGYKNTILFIQAFAKLTNKQDFEIVYTGASFLSESDRKAFLSGITIHKLQLEDEELKLAYSGAVALVYPSKYEGFGLPILEALSCGCPVITCANASIPEVAGEAAIYVNDSDVDELTKALSEVQKLDVRQSLISAGLSQSKKFSWSKMADLVSSALQSAAANIENAKKASAELSVHVEKFERQLLEETIDSSQFLNLVSGCMNLYEIDPEDESVLADLRLIRKRIANFWLSAAVEELESLYLGNIGKAHQILQNSAFKKTQLTEVEQTFVDELVEKLAKGLDNSRAINYRLAAMLYCLENEGDRTHFPNWLQ, from the coding sequence GTGAAAATGAATAAAGATAGTTTGTTGTATCCACAAATTAACTCCTCTCGAAATATCGAAAACAATCTTAATTATCAAAAAATATATCCAATAATAGTAATTGATGCTATATTTTTTCAATTCTATAAAACAGGAATTGCTCGTGTTTGGAGGTCATTGCTAGAAGAGTGGGCAGCTAGTGGATATGCAAAGCATATTGTTGTACTCGATCGAGTTGGCACTGCTCCCAAAATTTCTGGTATCCGATATCGAAATGTTCAGCAATATGACTATAGCAAAACAGATGCAGACCGCATAATGTTGCAGCAAGTTTGCAATGAAGAAAATGCTGACTTATTCGTTTCCACCTACTACACAACACCTATTTCAACGCCATCTGTATTTATGGCGTATGATATGATTCCAGAAATTATGCGCTGGAATCTTGCCGAACCCATGTGGCGCGAGAAACATTATGCTATCCGCCACGCATATAGATACATTGCAATTTCAGAAAATACAGCCCGCGATTTAGCAAAGTTTTTTCCGCATATTCACGCCAGTTCTATAACTGTGGCTCATTGCGGCGTTAAAAGTATATTTTCGCCCGCTATTCCTGAAGAAATTAGCAGTTTTAAAGTAAAGTATAGCATCTCAAAACCTTACTTTCTTTTAGTTGGTGCGTCAACAGGTTACAAAAATACTATTTTGTTTATCCAAGCTTTTGCTAAACTGACAAACAAACAAGATTTTGAAATTGTTTATACAGGTGCTAGTTTCTTATCAGAAAGCGATCGCAAAGCCTTCCTTTCAGGCATCACCATCCATAAATTGCAACTGGAAGATGAAGAATTAAAATTAGCTTATTCTGGTGCCGTCGCATTAGTCTATCCATCAAAATATGAAGGGTTCGGATTACCTATACTTGAGGCGTTATCCTGTGGATGTCCAGTTATTACTTGTGCAAATGCCTCTATTCCCGAAGTGGCTGGAGAAGCCGCAATTTATGTAAATGATAGCGATGTCGATGAATTAACTAAAGCTTTATCCGAAGTTCAAAAGCTCGATGTTCGCCAATCATTAATTTCGGCTGGCTTGTCACAATCTAAAAAGTTTTCGTGGTCAAAAATGGCTGACTTAGTTAGCTCAGCCTTGCAATCAGCTGCTGCAAATATAGAAAATGCCAAAAAAGCCTCTGCTGAGTTATCAGTTCATGTGGAAAAGTTTGAGCGGCAGTTGCTGGAAGAAACTATCGATTCATCGCAATTCCTCAATCTGGTAAGTGGATGTATGAACCTCTATGAAATCGATCCAGAAGATGAATCGGTATTGGCAGACTTACGCTTAATTCGCAAACGCATAGCGAATTTTTGGTTGAGTGCAGCAGTTGAAGAACTGGAAAGTCTCTATTTGGGAAATATCGGTAAGGCTCATCAAATCCTGCAAAATAGTGCTTTTAAAAAGACACAGTTAACGGAAGTGGAACAGACTTTTGTAGATGAATTGGTAGAAAAATTAGCGAAAGGATTGGACAATTCAAGGGCTATTAATTACCGACTGGCAGCGATGTTGTATTGTTTGGAAAATGAAGGCGATCGCACTCATTTCCCTAATTGGTTACAATGA